The following proteins come from a genomic window of Erpetoichthys calabaricus chromosome 18, fErpCal1.3, whole genome shotgun sequence:
- the terf2ip gene encoding telomeric repeat-binding factor 2-interacting protein 1, with protein sequence MSLTSQRTEVCFLPPVPATYGCRRREVQATYEYCLKMLSPSDRVSLRQVDDPLPQTRTLFTDDTGSPMRFFLRPGTLKRRFASMIEQGGGVICRVQEPGAISLVDSKEAEESGNLESVSTQFIIDCIERNERLNSESYKFSNRRKRSLSGRLRDTSRDSPSTSAEHSFDNRKSSLSGRVSYSKEEDVAILEYLKKHDARDYLVKGNKIWQRMEKEEVTSHTWQSMKDHYRKYLARQRSSDKNEEYIAASNKQALIFSTPKQREPSKQSFLCPSAVVPVQKQPLCVPGVTAHDMQSKEALQKSKEDTNCKELLKTGGQSLESRENETAKKKSGILLNSVSELEISNLPSDDETPELDVSSECPGRSNGTANQIHRNSIRSEVCETRNNEINKGSKSEGAKKPTTGLSDFVMNDDSHVQVSQTQDDMLPSSYSPSQAEIDSAVNAVQILQEEFSQDLTNVMQALLKNSGDVTAAKHYLRTGCRPDHRPLWTRQDDLSLLSGDPSQIKRLSEKYGDENVAKRVAFLKT encoded by the exons ATGTCTCTGACGTCACAAAGAACGGAAGTGTGTTTCCTGCCGCCAGTGCCCGCCACTTATGGATGCCGGAGGAGGGAAGTGCAAGCGACTTATGAATACT GCCTGAAAATGCTGTCCCCTTCTGACAGAGTGTCCCTCCGGCAGGTCGATGACCCTCTTCCTCAAACCAGGACTCTTTTCACTGATGACACTGGCAGTCCCATGCGCTTCTTCTTGAGACCTGGCACCCTGAAGCGGCGCTTTGCTTCTATGATTGAGCAGGGTGGTGGAGTCATCTGCCGCGTTCAGGAGCCTGGAGCAATATCCTTGGTTGACTCAAAAGAAGCAGAGGAAAGTGGCAATTTAGAATCAGTTTCAACTCAGTTTATCATTGATTGCATAGAAAGAAATGAGAGGCTAAATTCTGAAAGCTACAAGTTTTCAAACAGGAGAAAACGTAGTCTAAGTGGACGCTTGAGAGACACCAGCCGAGATTCCCCTTCCACAAGTGCGGAACATTCTTTTGATAACCGAAAGTCCAGCTTATCTGGACGGGTTTCATATAGCAAAGAGGAGGACGTGGCCATCTTGGAATATCTAAAGAAACATGATGCCAGGGATTATCTGGTTAAAGGAAATAAAATCTGGCAAAGGATGGAGAAGGAAGAGGTAACCAGCCACACTTGGCAGTCAATGAAAGATCATTATCGGAAGTATCTGGCCAGGCAAAGGTCTTCTGACAAGAATGAGGAGTACATTGCAGCTTCTAACAAGCAAGCACTAATATTCTCCACACCGAAACAGCGAGAACCCAGCAAACAGTCCTTCCTATGTCCCTCTGCAGTAGTACCTG TGCAGAAACAACCACTATGTGTACCAGGTGTGACGGCGCATGACATGCAAAGCAAGGAAGCCCTGCAAAAATCAAAAGAAGACACAAATTGCAAAGAACTGCTAAAAACTGGAGGACAGAGCTTAGAAAGCAGAGAGAATGAAACTGCAAAGAAGAAGTCGGGGATTCTTCTGAATTCTGTCTCCGAGTTAGAG ATTAGTAATTTACCATCTGATGATGAAACTCCAGAACTTGATGTGAGCAGTGAATGCCCAGGTAGAAGTAATGGCACTGCCAATCAAATCCACAGAAACTCAATTCGGAGTGAGGTTTGTGAAAccagaaataatgaaataaataaaggatcCAAATCAGAAGGTGCAAAAAAACCCACCACTGGACTTTCTGACTTTGTGATGAATGATGACTCGCATGTTCAGGTTTCACAAACACAAGACGATATGCTCCCCAGTTCATACAGTCCTTCCCAGGCAGAAATAGACAGTGCTGTTAATGCTGTGCAGATTCTGCAGGAAGAGTTCTCCCAGGACCTTACTAATGTCATGCAGGCGCTCTTGAAGAACAGTGGTGATGTCACTGCTGCCAAGCACTACTTACGCACAGGCTGTAGACCAGATCACAGACCTCTTTGGACAAGACAAGATGACCTTTCTCTGTTGTCAGGAGATCCTTCACAAATAAAACGTCTGTCGGAGAAGTATGGAGATGAGAATGTAGCGAAGAGAGTGGCATTTTTAAAAACGTAG